The Carnobacterium sp. 17-4 genome has a window encoding:
- a CDS encoding M protein trans-acting positive regulator PRD domain-containing protein has product MRKVLDASERRKLEVIEHLYFTESWVTLKELALKTVSSERILKQDMLQLREYYTKEVLQTSHLGVRLVLPPYKDCDDLYRYFLSNSLAFNFIEMLIYDETKTVFELAEELYVSPSTLFRLIKKLNISLTDYYVQVQTNPCKLISETEESIRYFYISYFSERYNNLEWPFKTINQNFFEQLLIFIAKTNNIPVNFADFKRLKLWTAVPYLRVKQGHQVSVMSSNYSKMIPDFSNFQPLTGLIEKKLAITLDKNFIEQVFSIFINNDFKFSYESLIEDTKINPAVKERVSYHTTLLHNLSNQIGIPIPNQQHLLKEMFNISHFVFKSKEGQYPLPYILFNSKKYFVQSMEELFPDFITLAFSNLKKYEKKTNEHYSETARYEIIYTLLIHWDHLIPELYNQKDKVRLLIVSDFDVEHAKMIQDLLHRYLKHELTTTIYTDPIFSLKRLNNYAYDILITTFTLPFDGKIIDQSCICIRNVPTKRNIIDIAQAIENQYKLKKHPLKSILQKFIQL; this is encoded by the coding sequence ATGCGTAAAGTGTTAGATGCAAGTGAACGTAGAAAATTAGAAGTAATCGAGCATCTTTATTTTACTGAAAGTTGGGTCACTCTAAAAGAACTTGCACTAAAGACAGTTAGTTCTGAAAGAATTTTAAAACAAGATATGCTTCAACTACGTGAATATTACACTAAAGAAGTATTACAGACTTCTCATCTTGGTGTTCGATTAGTTTTACCACCGTATAAAGATTGCGATGATCTTTATCGGTATTTTTTATCAAACAGCCTAGCGTTTAATTTTATAGAAATGCTAATTTATGATGAAACAAAAACAGTTTTTGAATTAGCTGAAGAATTATACGTAAGCCCATCCACATTATTTCGCCTGATAAAAAAGCTCAATATATCATTAACTGATTACTACGTCCAAGTACAGACAAATCCTTGTAAGTTGATTAGTGAAACTGAAGAAAGTATCCGTTATTTTTATATAAGTTATTTTTCGGAGCGGTACAATAATCTTGAATGGCCATTTAAAACTATTAATCAAAATTTTTTTGAACAACTTCTGATTTTCATTGCAAAAACCAATAATATTCCAGTAAATTTCGCTGATTTTAAACGTTTAAAGCTTTGGACAGCTGTTCCCTATTTACGAGTTAAACAAGGACATCAGGTATCTGTAATGTCTTCTAACTATTCCAAAATGATTCCAGATTTCTCAAATTTCCAACCTTTAACAGGATTAATTGAGAAAAAATTAGCTATTACTCTGGATAAAAATTTTATTGAACAAGTCTTTTCAATTTTTATTAATAATGATTTTAAGTTTAGCTATGAATCTTTAATAGAAGATACTAAAATCAATCCTGCTGTTAAAGAACGAGTCTCTTATCATACCACCTTGTTACATAACTTATCAAATCAAATTGGAATACCCATACCTAACCAGCAACACTTATTGAAAGAGATGTTTAACATTTCGCATTTTGTTTTCAAGTCAAAAGAAGGACAATATCCGCTTCCTTATATTTTATTTAATTCAAAAAAGTATTTTGTCCAATCGATGGAAGAATTGTTTCCTGATTTTATAACATTAGCTTTTTCGAATTTAAAAAAATATGAAAAGAAAACAAATGAACATTACAGCGAAACTGCTAGGTATGAAATTATCTATACTTTACTTATACATTGGGATCACTTGATACCAGAACTTTATAATCAAAAAGATAAAGTTCGATTATTGATCGTAAGTGATTTTGATGTTGAGCATGCTAAGATGATTCAAGATCTATTGCATCGTTATTTAAAACATGAACTTACTACTACTATATACACCGATCCTATTTTTTCATTGAAACGACTCAATAACTATGCTTATGATATTTTAATCACTACTTTTACACTTCCTTTTGATGGTAAAATAATTGACCAGAGTTGTATTTGCATCCGAAATGTTCCAACGAAGCGCAATATCATAGATATTGCTCAAGCAATTGAAAACCAATACAAACTAAAAAAACACCCTTTGAAAAGTATATTGCAGAAATTTATTCAGTTATAA
- a CDS encoding D-ribose ABC transporter substrate-binding protein: MKKLVGLATVATLFLAGCGAATLEGENNTESGPVEEKESSELVVGVSISTLNNPFFVSLEQGITDLADEQDTTVKSVDAQDDTAKQTNDIDDLIQQGVDILLINPVDSAAITPAVESANAAGIPVITIDRSSDGGEVITLVASDNVEGGEMAAKYIEEISGTDANTVQLEGVPGASATRERGEGFTNIAEGSLNVVDSQTANFDRAEGLTVMENMLQANPDIQAVFAQNDEMALGAIEAIQSAGKTGEIQVVGFDGTEDGIKAVEAGTLSATVAQQPSEMGKLAMQAAFDYFAGETIEEYIASPLELVKSE, from the coding sequence ATGAAAAAATTAGTCGGTTTAGCAACAGTAGCAACGTTATTTTTAGCAGGGTGTGGTGCAGCAACTTTGGAAGGCGAAAACAATACTGAAAGCGGTCCTGTTGAAGAAAAAGAATCCTCAGAATTAGTCGTTGGTGTTTCAATCTCTACATTGAATAATCCGTTTTTTGTTTCACTAGAACAAGGGATTACGGATTTGGCTGATGAGCAAGACACAACCGTAAAAAGTGTCGATGCTCAAGATGACACAGCTAAACAAACCAATGATATTGATGACTTGATCCAACAAGGAGTAGACATCTTATTGATCAATCCAGTAGATTCAGCTGCGATCACACCTGCTGTTGAGTCCGCAAATGCTGCTGGAATTCCAGTCATCACGATAGATCGTTCAAGTGATGGCGGAGAAGTTATTACATTAGTAGCTTCTGACAACGTTGAAGGTGGCGAAATGGCTGCTAAATACATTGAAGAGATCTCAGGAACAGACGCAAATACGGTTCAATTAGAAGGTGTACCTGGGGCTTCAGCTACTAGAGAGCGTGGAGAAGGATTTACGAATATAGCTGAAGGGTCATTAAATGTTGTTGATAGTCAAACTGCAAACTTTGACCGTGCAGAAGGGTTAACCGTTATGGAAAATATGTTACAAGCTAATCCAGACATTCAAGCTGTTTTTGCACAAAACGATGAGATGGCACTAGGTGCAATTGAAGCCATTCAATCTGCAGGAAAAACCGGAGAAATACAAGTTGTAGGCTTTGATGGAACAGAAGATGGAATCAAAGCAGTAGAAGCAGGTACCTTGAGTGCAACTGTAGCTCAACAACCTAGTGAAATGGGTAAATTAGCGATGCAAGCAGCGTTTGATTACTTTGCTGGCGAAACAATTGAAGAGTATATTGCTTCACCTTTAGAATTAGTTAAAAGTGAATAA
- a CDS encoding ABC transporter permease, whose product MVEANVEKKEKKTGTPKNYIGKLGPFLALIVLVVLVTIVNPSFIAPTNLLNLLRQVSTNALIAFGMTFVIITGGIDLSVGSTLALSSALMAGTIAAGMDPILAMILSLVVGTVFGAVNGLLITKGKMAPFIATLATMTIYRGLTLVYTDGNPITGIGDSFIFKFVGRGYFFGIPFPVVLMIISFILLYILLHKMTFGRKTFAIGGNEKASFIAGIKNDRIKTGIYALSGLMAALAGIIITSRLDSAQPTAGTSYEMDAIASVVLGGTSLSGGRGRLVGTLIGALIIGTLNNGMNLLGISSFYQQVVKGIVIIIAVLLDRKNKK is encoded by the coding sequence ATGGTAGAAGCAAATGTAGAAAAAAAAGAAAAGAAAACGGGAACTCCAAAAAATTATATTGGAAAACTTGGACCATTCCTTGCATTAATCGTATTAGTGGTATTAGTAACGATTGTAAATCCAAGTTTTATTGCACCAACTAATCTATTGAACCTATTAAGACAAGTTTCAACGAATGCGTTAATTGCTTTTGGGATGACATTTGTCATTATTACAGGTGGAATCGATTTATCTGTTGGATCAACGTTAGCATTAAGCAGTGCTTTAATGGCAGGCACAATAGCAGCTGGTATGGATCCAATACTTGCGATGATCTTAAGTTTGGTAGTTGGAACGGTATTTGGAGCTGTTAACGGCTTATTGATCACTAAAGGAAAAATGGCTCCATTTATTGCAACTTTAGCAACAATGACGATTTATCGTGGATTGACACTGGTTTATACAGATGGAAATCCAATTACGGGTATTGGCGATAGTTTTATTTTCAAATTTGTTGGCCGCGGATATTTTTTCGGCATCCCATTCCCAGTCGTATTGATGATCATTAGTTTTATCTTACTGTATATCCTGTTACACAAAATGACTTTTGGTAGAAAAACATTTGCGATAGGAGGGAACGAGAAAGCTTCATTTATTGCGGGTATCAAAAACGATCGAATCAAAACAGGTATCTACGCTTTATCTGGTTTGATGGCTGCACTAGCTGGTATCATCATCACATCTAGACTGGATTCTGCACAACCGACTGCTGGTACGTCTTATGAAATGGATGCCATTGCATCTGTCGTGTTAGGCGGAACAAGTTTATCTGGCGGACGCGGAAGATTAGTTGGGACCTTAATTGGGGCTTTGATTATCGGAACATTGAATAATGGTATGAATTTATTAGGGATATCAAGTTTTTACCAACAAGTCGTTAAGGGTATTGTCATCATTATCGCAGTATTATTAGATAGAAAAAACAAAAAATAG